A genomic segment from Octopus sinensis linkage group LG4, ASM634580v1, whole genome shotgun sequence encodes:
- the LOC118762853 gene encoding uncharacterized protein DDB_G0271670-like: MFADKSDEDVTISFLLGQTIEHVDPTPLLLPFLQFRTTRVTATTAAAPAIATTAATDVNSNDESNNVDSSSNRRRRSSNKRSRRRSSSSSSRRRRSSNKRSRSSNKRRRSRSSSSHYSRSSSSSSFRRCSCSRSGRYTITLLHHISSLYLIHLICSTFTPFFSVLLLSLSSNVDHRYDHRLASISMFSSLQLSPLCHHLHSQ; this comes from the exons atgtttgcagaCAAGAGCGATGAAGATGTAACAATATCATTCCTTCTAGGTCAGACAATTGAACACGTTGACCCCACTCCCCTGCTGCTGCCATTTCTACAGTTCAGAACAACACGAGTGACAGCGACAACAGCCGCAGCACCGGCGAtcgcaacaacagcagcaacagacgTTAACAGCAACGACGAAAGCAACAACGttgacagcagcagcaaccgcCGCCGTCGTAGCAGCAACAAGCGCAGCCGCcgtcgtagcagcagcagcagcagccgccgcCGTCGTAGCAGCAACAAGCGCAGCCGCAGCAGCAACAAGCGGCGTCGTAGTCGTAGT agcagcagccactatagtcgtagcagcagcagcagcagctttcgTCGTTGTAGTTGTAGCCGTAGTGGTAGATATACAATAACACTGCTGCATCACATATCGTCTTTATATCTCATACATCTTATTTGCTCTACCTTCACTCCCTTTTTTTCTgttctattactctctctctctagtaaTGTCGATCATCGTTACGACCACCGGCTGGCCTCCATAAGCATGTTTTCTTCCCTTCAACTTAGTCCTTTATGTCATCACTTACACTCTCAATAA